A single window of Solanum dulcamara chromosome 5, daSolDulc1.2, whole genome shotgun sequence DNA harbors:
- the LOC129890615 gene encoding uncharacterized protein LOC129890615, with protein sequence NNNNNNNSNNNNNSNSNSNNNSNNNSNNNNSNTSNNNSNNNNNNNNSNNNNNNSNNNNSNSNNNSNNNSNNNNNNNNNNSNNNSNNNNNNNNNNNSNSNNNSNNNSNNNSNSNSNSNSNSNNNNNNNSNNNSNTNSNTNTNTNNNNNNNNNNSNCNSNSNSNSNSNSNSNSNSNSNSNTNSNTNSNTNSNTNNNINSNTNTNTNTNTNNNNNNNKNNNNNNNSNTNTNTNNNNNNNNNNNNNDKNNNNNNNNNNNNNNNNSNSNSNNSNNNNSNNNNNNNNNNNNNNNNNNNNNNNNSNCNSNSNSNSNSNSNTNSNTNSNTNNNTNNNNNNNNNNTNNNNNNNNNNNNNNNNNSNSNSNSNSNSNSNNNNNNNNNNNNNNNTNNNTNNNNNINNNNNNNNNNNNNNTNNNNNTNNNTNNNNNTNNNTNNNNNNNNNNNNNNNNNNNNNNNNNNNNNNNNNNNNNNNTNHNNNNNNNNNNNNNNNNNNNNNNNNNNNNNNKNNNNN encoded by the exons aacaacaacaacaacaacaacagcaacaacaacaacaacagcaacagcaacagcaacaacaacagcaacaacaacagcaacaacaacaacagcaacaccagcaacaacaacagcaacaacaacaacaacaacaacaacagcaacaacaacaacaacaacagcaacaacaacaacagcaacagcaacaacaacagcaacaacaacagcaacaacaacaacaacaacaacaacaacaacagcaacaacaacagcaacaacaacaacaacaacaacaacaacaacaacagcaacagcaacaacaacagcaacaacaacagcaacaacaacagcaacagcaacagcaacagcaacagcaatagcaacaacaacaacaacaacaacagcaacaacaacagcaacaccaacagcaacaccaacaccaacaccaacaataacaacaacaacaacaacaacaacagcaactgcaacagcaacagcaacagcaatagcaacagcaacagcaacagcaacagcaacagcaacagcaacagcaacaccAACAGCAACACCAACAGTAACACCAAcagcaacaccaacaacaacatcaacagcaacaccaacaccaacaccaacaccaacaccaac aataataataacaacaataagaacaacaacaacaacaataacagcaacaccaacaccaacaccaataacaacaacaacaacaacaacaacaacaacaacaatgacaagaacaacaacaacaacaacaacaataacaacaacaacaacaacaataatagcaacagcaacagcaacaacagcaacaacaacaacagcaacaacaacaacaataacaacaacaacaataacaacaacaacaacaacaacaacaacaacaacaacaacaacagcaactgcaacagcaacagcaacagcaacagcaacagcaacagcaacaccAATAGCAACACCAACAGCAACACCAataacaacaccaacaacaacaacaacaacaacaacaacaacaccaacaacaacaacaacaacaacaacaacaacaacaacaacaacaacaacaacagcaacagcaacagcaacagcaacagcaacagcaacagcaacaacaacaacaacaacaacaacaacaacaacaacaacaacaacaccaacaacaacaccaacaacaacaacaacatcaacaacaacaacaacaacaacaacaacaacaacaacaacaacaccaacaacaacaacaacaccaacaacaataccaacaacaacaacaacaccaacaacaacaccaacaacaacaacaacaacaataacaacaataacaacaacaacaacaacaacaacaataacaataacaacaacaacaacaacaacaacaacaacaacaacaacaacaacaacaacaacaccaaccataacaacaacaacaacaacaacaacaacaacaacaacaataacaacaacaacaacaacaacaacaacaacaacaacaacaacaacaacaataagaataataataataat